One genomic window of Bacillus mycoides includes the following:
- a CDS encoding divergent PAP2 family protein, producing MGTYLYCVLPFIAWVASGVLKFLVNYLRSGKDAFRLVGNGGFPSTHTTILSSMVMTIGFHEGFNTPMFGIGMAILTIVIIDATGLRRTVGKHAKMLNKHISSEEEKLRERQGHHWHEIFGGLMLGTVIGYVAHLIMVFLP from the coding sequence ATGGGAACATATTTATATTGTGTACTTCCATTTATAGCTTGGGTGGCTTCGGGAGTATTGAAATTTTTAGTGAATTATCTTCGTTCTGGAAAAGATGCTTTTCGTTTAGTTGGAAACGGTGGATTTCCTAGTACACATACAACGATTTTATCAAGTATGGTCATGACAATAGGGTTTCACGAAGGTTTTAATACACCGATGTTTGGGATTGGGATGGCAATTTTAACGATTGTTATCATTGATGCCACAGGACTTCGACGTACGGTTGGTAAACATGCAAAAATGTTGAATAAACATATTAGTTCGGAAGAAGAGAAATTAAGAGAGCGCCAAGGACATCATTGGCATGAGATTTTTGGTGGATTGATGTTAGGAACAGTTATTGGGTATGTAGCACATTTAATTATGGTATTTTTACCTTAG
- a CDS encoding EamA family transporter, whose translation MQQFLMIILSVGMGVVGQILLKFGAMKSQSSAALGIMNFVNLPNFFGLAFYGLSALLWMIVLRKVDLSYAYPMVSFGYVFVIIASALLFGETINFMKIAGMVCIVVGILFIAKS comes from the coding sequence ATGCAACAATTTTTAATGATTATCTTATCAGTTGGTATGGGAGTTGTAGGACAAATTTTATTAAAGTTTGGTGCAATGAAATCGCAAAGTTCAGCGGCTTTAGGTATTATGAATTTTGTTAATTTACCAAACTTTTTTGGATTAGCTTTTTACGGTTTAAGTGCATTATTATGGATGATTGTACTGAGAAAGGTTGATCTAAGTTATGCATATCCAATGGTGAGCTTCGGATATGTATTTGTTATTATTGCGTCAGCACTATTGTTTGGTGAAACTATCAATTTCATGAAAATTGCTGGAATGGTATGTATAGTGGTTGGAATTCTATTTATCGCAAAATCATAG
- a CDS encoding decaprenyl-phosphate phosphoribosyltransferase translates to MREGTLSQQNIVVLFFKQLRPKQWTKNLLVFAALVFSIKQVSLTMVAQATICFALFCAISGCVYILNDFMDIEADRQHPVKRYRPMASGALNPYFAITAGCVILVASLVVSYVLNPLLCLVLAVYFTLNVAYSIRLKHVVIIDILIIASGFVLRALAGGLVIQVPFTPWFLLCTLLLSLFLAINKRRHELVLLQANKGSHRKVLESYSPALLDQLSTIVTSATIVTYAIFTFNAGKSIYLMWTIPFVIYGIFRYLYLVHMEDKGGEPDKVLLEDQHILITVLLYAITVIIILLNF, encoded by the coding sequence ATGAGAGAAGGAACTTTATCTCAACAGAATATAGTTGTATTGTTTTTTAAACAGTTACGCCCGAAGCAATGGACTAAAAACTTGCTTGTATTTGCAGCGCTAGTCTTTTCTATAAAACAAGTATCTTTAACTATGGTGGCACAAGCTACAATTTGTTTTGCGCTATTTTGTGCGATATCTGGTTGTGTGTATATTTTAAATGATTTTATGGATATTGAGGCGGATCGACAACACCCTGTTAAACGATACCGACCGATGGCATCAGGTGCATTAAATCCGTATTTTGCTATTACGGCAGGTTGTGTGATTTTAGTAGCATCTTTAGTAGTTTCATATGTATTAAACCCATTATTGTGTTTAGTGTTAGCTGTATATTTCACTTTAAATGTAGCGTATTCAATTCGTCTAAAGCATGTTGTAATAATTGATATTTTAATTATCGCATCTGGATTTGTTTTACGAGCGTTAGCCGGGGGATTAGTCATTCAAGTGCCATTTACACCATGGTTTTTATTATGCACATTATTACTGTCACTATTCTTGGCTATTAATAAAAGAAGACATGAATTAGTGTTGTTACAGGCTAATAAAGGTTCTCATAGAAAAGTATTAGAAAGTTACTCTCCTGCTTTATTAGATCAATTAAGTACAATTGTTACATCAGCAACAATCGTTACTTATGCTATTTTTACTTTTAATGCAGGGAAAAGTATCTATTTAATGTGGACAATCCCATTTGTAATTTACGGGATCTTTCGTTATTTATATTTAGTTCACATGGAAGATAAAGGTGGAGAACCTGATAAAGTTTTATTAGAGGATCAGCATATTTTAATAACGGTGTTGTTATACGCGATAACAGTTATTATTATACTATTGAACTTTTAA
- a CDS encoding 3D domain-containing protein translates to MLKRYCIRIMMTCLLAFALCVTWKAFTGVSLLEIIKSYEETSAKEVHAAEIEKKVAPSKEVINALEQANDWSKYRVIEMTATGYTSGIESTGKRPGHPEYGITYSGVKAKRDLYSTIAADLRVFPLGTILFVPGYGYGVVADKGGAIKGNRLDLYYDTVKDVYSQWGKKKVNVYIVKIGNGKFSEEELTMLNQDETMQVFRGQYLK, encoded by the coding sequence ATGTTAAAACGATATTGTATTCGCATTATGATGACTTGTTTACTTGCATTCGCATTATGCGTAACATGGAAGGCTTTCACAGGAGTTTCTTTATTGGAGATTATAAAATCATATGAAGAAACAAGTGCAAAAGAAGTACATGCAGCAGAAATTGAGAAAAAAGTTGCTCCGAGTAAAGAAGTGATAAATGCTTTAGAGCAGGCAAATGACTGGTCTAAATATCGTGTTATAGAAATGACTGCAACTGGTTATACATCAGGTATAGAGTCAACTGGAAAGAGACCGGGGCATCCAGAGTATGGCATTACATATTCAGGTGTTAAAGCAAAAAGGGATTTATATTCCACAATCGCTGCTGACTTGCGCGTATTCCCGCTTGGGACAATTCTATTCGTGCCAGGTTACGGATATGGTGTTGTAGCTGATAAGGGCGGTGCTATAAAAGGAAATCGTCTCGATTTATATTATGATACGGTGAAAGATGTTTATAGCCAATGGGGTAAGAAAAAAGTAAATGTGTATATAGTGAAAATAGGAAATGGTAAGTTTTCGGAAGAAGAGTTAACGATGTTAAATCAAGACGAAACGATGCAAGTGTTTCGCGGACAATATTTAAAATAG
- a CDS encoding YuiB family protein translates to MSIPVLLISMMLFFILFFGIGFLLNMILRATWVMVIVYPIICMLIINKASVWDYFSKPKETFSSFGTSVSHLGHADVFILSTGLVGAALAGIIIKKLRKSGYQMF, encoded by the coding sequence GTGAGTATACCGGTACTACTTATTTCAATGATGTTGTTCTTTATTTTATTTTTTGGAATTGGATTTTTGCTCAACATGATTTTGCGAGCTACGTGGGTAATGGTTATTGTGTATCCGATTATTTGTATGCTTATTATTAATAAAGCGAGTGTATGGGACTATTTTTCAAAGCCAAAAGAAACATTTTCTTCATTTGGGACGAGTGTATCGCATTTAGGACACGCAGATGTGTTTATTCTATCTACTGGATTAGTAGGTGCTGCTTTAGCAGGAATCATAATTAAGAAACTTCGGAAAAGTGGATATCAAATGTTTTAA
- a CDS encoding NUDIX hydrolase produces the protein MGKRGKVWLAVSGLVATKDGRWLFVKKKYGGLKGQWSLPAGFVNEGETVDEAVKREILEETGIVSHVKGIIGIRSGVIHNEISDNMIIFLLEPEGEDIIVQEKELSEVAFLHPENIADDQNTSVLIKYLLEGRAESHFEMDKTLNPGEQFGYTAYHVFTAYAKEREKK, from the coding sequence ATGGGGAAGCGAGGGAAAGTGTGGTTAGCTGTCAGTGGCTTAGTAGCTACAAAAGATGGGAGATGGCTATTCGTTAAGAAAAAATACGGTGGATTGAAAGGGCAATGGTCTTTACCAGCTGGTTTTGTTAATGAAGGTGAGACTGTTGATGAAGCTGTGAAACGTGAGATTTTGGAAGAAACAGGAATTGTTTCTCATGTAAAGGGGATTATTGGTATTCGCTCAGGTGTTATTCATAATGAAATTAGTGATAATATGATTATTTTTCTTCTAGAGCCAGAGGGAGAAGACATTATCGTACAGGAGAAAGAATTGTCGGAAGTAGCTTTTTTACATCCAGAAAATATTGCAGATGATCAAAATACTTCTGTACTCATCAAATATTTATTAGAAGGAAGAGCAGAGTCGCATTTTGAAATGGACAAAACATTAAATCCAGGAGAGCAATTTGGTTATACGGCTTATCATGTGTTTACGGCGTATGCGAAGGAGAGGGAGAAGAAGTGA
- a CDS encoding NAD(P)/FAD-dependent oxidoreductase — protein MKTPKIVVLGAGYGGMITTVRLQKTLSVSEAEITLVNNNSYHYQATWLHESAAGTLQDDKICLDIQDVIDTNKVNFVQDTVVEIKAAEKRIILKNGELEYDYLVIGLGFESETFGIKGLKEHAFSITNINATRQIREHMEEKFAQYATEKRDELVTIVVGGAGFTGIEYVGELANRIPELCKEYDVPREKARIICVEAAPTALPGFDPALVEYAVKQLEKKGVEFRIGTAIKEATEEGIIVANGDDAELLKSETVVWAAGVRGNGIVEESGFEAMRGRIKVDEYMHAPGHEDVFMVGDAALIINEEINRPYPPTAQIAIQEGYNIAHNLTVLVRGKGEMKKFAFDNKGSVCSLGHDDAMGVVMGKKLTGWKASFMKKVIDNRYLFLLGGPLLVLKKGKLKFF, from the coding sequence GTGAAGACTCCAAAAATCGTAGTTTTAGGTGCAGGTTATGGCGGGATGATTACGACTGTTCGTCTGCAAAAAACATTATCTGTAAGTGAAGCTGAAATTACGTTAGTAAACAACAATAGCTATCACTACCAAGCAACTTGGTTACATGAGAGTGCAGCTGGTACATTACAAGATGATAAAATCTGTCTAGATATTCAAGACGTTATCGATACAAATAAAGTGAACTTTGTACAAGATACAGTAGTAGAGATTAAAGCTGCTGAAAAACGTATTATCTTAAAAAATGGTGAATTAGAGTATGATTACTTAGTAATCGGTCTTGGTTTCGAATCAGAAACGTTCGGAATTAAAGGGTTAAAAGAGCATGCATTCTCAATCACTAACATTAATGCAACTCGTCAAATTCGTGAGCATATGGAAGAAAAGTTCGCTCAATATGCGACTGAAAAACGTGATGAGTTAGTAACAATCGTTGTTGGTGGTGCTGGATTTACTGGTATCGAGTACGTAGGTGAGCTTGCAAACCGTATTCCTGAACTTTGCAAAGAGTACGATGTTCCACGTGAAAAAGCACGTATCATCTGTGTAGAAGCTGCTCCAACAGCACTTCCTGGTTTCGATCCAGCATTAGTTGAGTACGCTGTAAAACAACTTGAGAAAAAAGGTGTAGAATTCCGCATAGGTACAGCAATTAAGGAAGCAACTGAAGAAGGTATTATCGTTGCAAACGGTGATGATGCTGAACTTCTTAAATCTGAAACTGTAGTTTGGGCTGCAGGTGTTCGTGGTAACGGTATTGTGGAAGAGTCTGGATTTGAAGCAATGCGCGGACGTATTAAAGTGGATGAGTACATGCACGCTCCGGGTCATGAAGATGTATTCATGGTTGGTGACGCAGCGTTAATCATCAATGAGGAGATTAACCGTCCATACCCACCAACAGCACAGATTGCAATTCAAGAAGGTTATAACATTGCACACAATTTAACTGTGTTAGTTCGCGGTAAAGGTGAAATGAAAAAGTTCGCATTTGATAATAAAGGATCTGTATGTTCATTAGGTCATGACGATGCAATGGGCGTTGTTATGGGTAAAAAGTTAACAGGTTGGAAAGCTTCATTCATGAAGAAAGTAATCGACAACCGTTACTTATTCTTACTAGGCGGACCTTTATTAGTTCTTAAAAAAGGTAAATTGAAGTTCTTTTAA
- a CDS encoding NAD(P)/FAD-dependent oxidoreductase — protein MTENQKVYDITIIGGGPTGLFTAFYGGMRQASVKIIESLPQLGGQLSALYPEKYIYDVAGFPKVRAQELVDNLKEQMKKFDPTVCLEEAVDTLEKQADGIFKLVTNKQTHYSKSVIITAGNGAFQPRRLELEGTAKYEKKNLHYFVDDMNKFAGKRVVVFGGGDSAVDWTMMLEPIADKVTIVHRRDKFRAHEHSVESLMNSRAEVSTPYVPVELIGDDTIEQVVLQHVKTEEKVILDVDDVIVNYGFVSSLGPIKNWGLDIQKNSILVNSKMETNIPGIYAAGDICTYEGKVKLIACGFGEAPTAVNNAKAYFDPNAKLQPMHSSSMF, from the coding sequence ATGACAGAAAATCAAAAAGTTTACGACATAACAATTATTGGTGGTGGCCCAACAGGACTATTCACTGCATTTTATGGCGGAATGAGACAAGCAAGTGTAAAAATTATTGAAAGCTTACCTCAACTTGGCGGGCAATTATCCGCATTATATCCCGAAAAATATATTTATGATGTAGCTGGGTTCCCAAAAGTGCGCGCACAAGAGTTAGTTGATAACTTAAAAGAACAAATGAAAAAGTTCGATCCAACTGTTTGCTTAGAAGAAGCTGTTGATACGCTTGAAAAACAAGCTGACGGTATATTTAAACTTGTTACAAATAAACAAACTCACTACTCTAAATCTGTCATTATTACTGCTGGCAATGGTGCTTTCCAACCACGCCGCTTAGAATTAGAAGGCACAGCAAAATACGAAAAGAAAAACTTACATTATTTCGTTGATGATATGAATAAATTTGCTGGAAAACGCGTCGTAGTATTTGGCGGCGGTGACTCAGCAGTAGACTGGACAATGATGTTAGAACCGATTGCGGACAAAGTTACAATTGTTCATCGCCGTGATAAATTCCGTGCACATGAACATAGCGTAGAAAGCTTAATGAATTCCCGTGCAGAAGTAAGCACACCGTATGTTCCAGTTGAACTCATCGGTGATGACACGATTGAACAAGTTGTTCTTCAGCACGTAAAAACAGAAGAAAAAGTTATCCTTGATGTTGATGACGTAATCGTAAACTACGGCTTCGTGTCTTCGCTTGGTCCAATTAAAAACTGGGGCTTAGATATTCAAAAGAACAGCATCCTCGTGAACTCAAAAATGGAAACAAATATTCCTGGCATTTACGCTGCTGGTGACATTTGTACATATGAAGGAAAAGTAAAACTCATTGCTTGCGGCTTTGGTGAAGCACCGACAGCAGTAAACAATGCAAAAGCTTACTTCGATCCAAACGCAAAACTTCAACCAATGCACAGCTCAAGTATGTTTTAA
- a CDS encoding GyrI-like domain-containing protein — MKEPILVKKEAFQAIGVSITTTNEKEASTEGRIPMLWNRYFQEQIMHQIPNQQTKETFAFYSNYESDETGTYQFTIGMPVSSLEDVPENMTTLTIPATTYAVFTTRKGPVSEVVCEAWEYIWQWSKENKRAFTTDFELYDEKVTDPNNVQLNIYIALA, encoded by the coding sequence ATGAAAGAACCTATTCTCGTAAAAAAAGAAGCTTTCCAAGCAATCGGTGTCTCTATTACAACTACAAACGAAAAAGAAGCATCGACTGAAGGAAGGATTCCAATGCTTTGGAATCGCTACTTTCAAGAACAAATCATGCATCAAATTCCAAATCAACAAACAAAAGAAACATTCGCCTTCTATTCAAACTACGAATCAGATGAAACTGGTACGTATCAATTTACGATTGGTATGCCCGTTTCTTCATTAGAAGACGTTCCTGAAAATATGACAACTTTAACAATCCCTGCTACTACGTATGCGGTATTTACAACGAGAAAGGGACCAGTTTCTGAAGTCGTTTGCGAGGCTTGGGAATATATTTGGCAATGGTCGAAAGAAAACAAACGTGCCTTTACAACAGATTTCGAACTGTATGATGAAAAAGTAACAGATCCAAATAACGTACAATTGAATATTTATATTGCATTAGCCTAA
- a CDS encoding MFS transporter, with amino-acid sequence MEELQQNKSALEGSGKPLLKNTNFLFLWAATLFSSFALAFFTFSQTWYIAKTLNLEASLGIVFVALSVPRLIFMIIGGALADKFPKKNIMFYSNIIRAILVATILTWFIVGDVTLYTFALFALFFGLADAFFWSADGSILPELVEKSRLTQANSLTQMTNQASVILGPVLGGILIKFTNYETIFSITILLLIIAAILVQKIQFTIPEKNETDKGMFTSIKEGISYVKESPFLSTFLICSAFLNLFLIGPMQVGFPLFVKNVLHGDSLQFSYLEASVGGGMAIGAVIVGLKNINRRRGLFCIIMMLLSGIFFLTINFSTVLWQALLAGMFYGITIAMAIVPLMAMIQSTVKEEMMGRVMSLLMLSSMGFIPLSYAFTSLALGIGIPIVTVMKSGAIAVIVFVLFVAIRVPVVRKFD; translated from the coding sequence ATGGAGGAACTACAACAAAATAAATCTGCTTTAGAAGGAAGCGGAAAACCGTTATTAAAAAATACGAACTTCCTTTTTCTTTGGGCAGCTACTCTCTTTTCGAGTTTTGCTTTAGCCTTTTTTACTTTTTCACAAACATGGTACATAGCAAAAACATTAAACCTTGAGGCTTCACTCGGTATTGTTTTCGTGGCTCTTAGTGTTCCAAGGCTCATCTTTATGATTATCGGCGGAGCATTAGCTGATAAATTCCCGAAAAAAAATATTATGTTTTACTCTAATATTATTCGCGCTATTCTTGTCGCAACTATTCTCACCTGGTTCATCGTCGGTGATGTAACACTATATACATTTGCTTTGTTCGCTTTGTTCTTCGGACTTGCTGACGCTTTCTTCTGGTCAGCAGATGGATCTATTCTGCCTGAACTTGTAGAAAAAAGCCGTTTAACACAAGCAAATTCACTTACTCAAATGACAAACCAAGCATCTGTCATTTTAGGACCTGTACTTGGCGGTATTCTCATTAAATTTACGAACTATGAAACAATTTTTTCAATTACAATCCTGCTACTCATTATCGCTGCAATACTCGTTCAAAAAATACAATTTACCATACCCGAAAAAAATGAAACAGATAAAGGCATGTTTACTTCTATTAAAGAGGGAATTTCATATGTAAAAGAATCACCATTTCTTTCAACTTTCCTCATATGTAGCGCCTTTTTAAACTTATTTTTAATCGGCCCAATGCAAGTAGGCTTCCCGCTCTTCGTCAAAAACGTTCTGCACGGTGATTCACTTCAGTTTAGTTACTTAGAAGCGTCTGTTGGCGGCGGGATGGCGATAGGAGCTGTCATTGTTGGATTAAAAAACATTAACCGCAGACGTGGTCTATTTTGTATTATCATGATGCTACTGTCTGGTATATTCTTCCTAACCATTAACTTTAGCACCGTACTTTGGCAAGCGTTATTAGCCGGAATGTTTTACGGTATTACAATTGCGATGGCTATCGTTCCACTTATGGCAATGATTCAATCAACAGTAAAAGAAGAGATGATGGGACGCGTTATGAGTTTACTCATGCTTTCATCGATGGGATTCATTCCGCTCTCTTACGCATTTACATCGCTTGCACTTGGGATCGGCATTCCAATTGTAACGGTTATGAAAAGCGGTGCAATCGCTGTTATCGTCTTTGTACTATTTGTAGCAATTCGTGTTCCAGTTGTAAGAAAGTTCGATTAG
- a CDS encoding helix-turn-helix domain-containing protein, which translates to MGSLYNLMKPYSEFRSKEEFNAHQKKVFKCYQFQLNKTDSLVIHFLGKYAVNEKNETVGVACPLMETIATNVGKSIRTVRRSIAKLEELGIIKRVATKERYKRGGYSANLYVFLKSAIDRMDDRMKMSACESDDRADGCSGNEQKRAGETILSKNIPQIKEKRKVTYELDETYCRHDIPKPFIYALIPMTSNPKKINIFWSKVELAYKKSGLLEQGAVLEGILADEEVRGNLIWRVKSVVRAYKYGEIRKDVGALLYSTMRDLFLEIGLEWGAALRRSKGIPLFDPFKKESCV; encoded by the coding sequence ATGGGAAGCTTATATAATTTAATGAAACCATACAGTGAATTTCGAAGTAAAGAAGAGTTTAATGCACATCAAAAAAAAGTTTTTAAATGTTATCAGTTTCAACTAAATAAGACTGATTCTTTAGTTATTCATTTTTTAGGGAAATATGCGGTTAATGAGAAGAACGAAACAGTTGGTGTTGCTTGTCCGTTAATGGAGACAATTGCTACAAATGTTGGAAAGAGTATTCGTACGGTACGCCGCTCGATTGCGAAGTTAGAGGAGCTTGGAATTATAAAGCGTGTTGCGACAAAGGAAAGATATAAGCGCGGCGGATATAGTGCAAACTTATATGTATTTCTTAAATCTGCGATTGACCGCATGGATGACCGTATGAAGATGTCCGCATGTGAAAGTGATGATCGTGCAGATGGCTGTAGTGGAAATGAGCAAAAACGCGCGGGAGAAACAATTCTTTCTAAAAACATTCCACAAATAAAAGAGAAAAGAAAAGTAACGTACGAGCTTGATGAAACGTATTGTCGTCACGATATACCGAAGCCTTTTATATACGCGCTCATACCGATGACGAGTAATCCGAAGAAGATTAATATATTTTGGAGTAAGGTGGAACTTGCTTATAAAAAGAGCGGATTACTAGAACAAGGTGCTGTATTAGAGGGAATATTAGCTGATGAAGAAGTGCGTGGAAATTTAATTTGGAGGGTGAAAAGTGTTGTGAGAGCGTATAAGTACGGAGAAATTCGTAAAGATGTTGGAGCACTGTTGTATAGTACGATGCGAGATTTATTTTTAGAAATTGGATTAGAGTGGGGAGCGGCATTAAGGAGAAGTAAGGGAATACCGTTATTCGATCCATTTAAAAAAGAGTCATGCGTATAA
- a CDS encoding DUF523 domain-containing protein — MIVISACLGGIACRYDGNDNLVSKIEELLQREDTILVCPEVLGGLSTPRPSAEIIGGNGDDVLDGKTKVMTKAGEDVTEAFVSGAYKALEQIKDLHPEYIILKERSPSCGSSTIYTGEFNGNKQTGYGVTTALFRRHGFTVISEEEFENNKRN; from the coding sequence ATGATCGTAATTAGCGCTTGTTTAGGTGGTATCGCCTGTCGGTATGACGGCAACGATAATCTCGTTTCAAAAATAGAAGAGTTATTACAAAGGGAAGACACCATCCTCGTTTGTCCTGAAGTATTAGGAGGATTATCAACGCCTCGTCCTTCAGCTGAAATTATTGGTGGGAATGGCGATGACGTTTTGGACGGAAAAACGAAAGTAATGACAAAAGCTGGAGAAGATGTTACAGAAGCTTTCGTGAGCGGTGCTTATAAAGCTCTAGAACAAATTAAAGATTTACATCCAGAATATATTATTTTAAAAGAACGTAGTCCATCTTGTGGTAGTTCCACTATTTACACTGGAGAATTTAATGGAAATAAGCAAACTGGTTATGGAGTGACAACAGCGCTATTCCGGAGACATGGATTTACAGTAATTTCTGAAGAAGAATTTGAAAACAACAAAAGGAATTGA
- a CDS encoding YxeA family protein, translating to MKRYIALFSILVVFASLLVGCDLNRMGKDEYYVQITTDGIEKNEKADGGQPHKSFEYKLPAFDKEGKEKELEFTAVKNLRKEAFLRVFHSDKKGVTAWEEVKKDELPAKVKEKLGVK from the coding sequence ATGAAAAGATATATTGCACTTTTTAGCATTTTAGTTGTATTTGCAAGCCTTTTAGTTGGCTGTGATTTAAACCGTATGGGTAAAGATGAGTACTACGTTCAAATTACAACTGATGGAATTGAGAAGAATGAAAAAGCTGATGGCGGTCAGCCGCATAAATCATTCGAGTATAAGTTACCTGCCTTTGATAAAGAAGGTAAAGAAAAAGAATTAGAATTTACAGCTGTGAAAAATCTTCGCAAGGAAGCATTCTTACGTGTATTCCATTCAGATAAGAAAGGCGTAACAGCTTGGGAAGAAGTGAAAAAGGATGAACTTCCTGCGAAAGTGAAAGAAAAATTAGGTGTGAAATAA
- a CDS encoding HesB/IscA family protein, producing MIEVTEQAAFQIKDMLKDAEDGEKYVRLAVHGGGCSGLSYGLGFEVEPKEDDTVLEFFGVEFVIDKESAPIVKGVKVDYKQSMLGGGFTIDNPNAIASCGCGSSFRTASNAGKPEEC from the coding sequence ATGATTGAAGTAACAGAACAAGCAGCTTTTCAAATTAAAGATATGTTAAAAGATGCTGAAGATGGAGAGAAGTACGTGCGCCTTGCTGTACATGGCGGCGGATGTAGTGGTCTTTCTTACGGCTTAGGATTTGAAGTAGAACCAAAGGAAGACGACACAGTTCTTGAGTTTTTCGGTGTTGAATTTGTTATCGATAAAGAAAGTGCTCCGATTGTAAAGGGAGTGAAAGTTGACTATAAACAATCTATGCTTGGCGGTGGATTCACAATCGACAATCCAAATGCGATCGCATCATGTGGATGTGGATCATCTTTCCGTACAGCGTCGAATGCTGGTAAGCCGGAAGAGTGCTAG
- the dapF gene encoding diaminopimelate epimerase produces MSQFSFTKMHGLGNSYIYVNMFEEQIREEDLALVAEKVSNINTGIGADGMILICPSDVAPVKMRMFNNDGSEGKSCGNGLRCVAKYAYEHKLVEGKVFTIETLAGIVTAEVTVEDDKVTLAKIDMGAPRLTREEIPMLGEGETPFIRENFLYNNHRYAFTAVSMGNPHAVIFVDDVEKAPLTTLGPVLETHEMFPERVNVEFIEILNDEEMNFRVWERGSGVTQACGTGACAAVVAAILNGKMEHDKEITVHLAGGDLMIAWTEEGNVLMKGPAEIICRGVYEYKIEA; encoded by the coding sequence ATGAGCCAATTTTCTTTTACAAAAATGCATGGTCTTGGAAATAGTTATATATATGTAAATATGTTTGAGGAACAAATTAGAGAAGAAGATTTAGCACTTGTAGCGGAAAAGGTTTCAAATATTAATACTGGTATTGGTGCAGATGGAATGATTTTAATTTGTCCTTCTGACGTGGCACCAGTAAAAATGCGCATGTTTAATAATGATGGTTCAGAAGGAAAGAGCTGTGGAAATGGTTTACGCTGCGTAGCGAAATATGCGTATGAGCATAAACTAGTAGAAGGTAAAGTTTTCACAATTGAAACGTTAGCTGGTATTGTTACGGCAGAAGTAACGGTAGAAGATGACAAAGTTACATTAGCGAAAATCGACATGGGGGCACCTCGTTTAACACGTGAAGAGATACCGATGCTTGGTGAAGGAGAAACACCATTTATTCGTGAAAACTTCTTATACAATAATCACCGTTATGCATTTACAGCTGTTTCAATGGGGAATCCGCACGCGGTTATTTTTGTTGATGATGTAGAAAAAGCGCCCCTTACAACGTTAGGACCAGTTCTTGAGACGCATGAAATGTTCCCAGAGCGAGTGAATGTTGAATTCATCGAGATTTTGAATGATGAAGAGATGAATTTCCGCGTTTGGGAACGTGGATCTGGTGTAACACAAGCTTGCGGGACAGGAGCATGCGCAGCTGTCGTCGCGGCAATTCTAAATGGAAAAATGGAACACGATAAAGAAATTACAGTTCACTTAGCAGGCGGCGACTTAATGATCGCATGGACAGAAGAAGGAAATGTATTAATGAAAGGACCTGCGGAAATAATTTGCCGCGGAGTGTATGAGTACAAGATAGAAGCGTAA
- a CDS encoding YuzB family protein has translation MIKPLIEFCVGNLASGSQAALEKLEKDPNLDVMEYGCLGYCGICFEGPFALVNGEVVQGATVEELVNNVYDYMDENPMF, from the coding sequence TTGATTAAACCATTAATCGAATTTTGTGTAGGTAACCTTGCAAGCGGTTCGCAAGCAGCTTTAGAAAAATTAGAAAAAGATCCTAATTTAGACGTAATGGAATATGGTTGTTTAGGATATTGTGGCATCTGTTTTGAAGGTCCATTTGCACTTGTAAATGGTGAAGTTGTACAAGGTGCAACAGTAGAAGAACTTGTAAATAATGTATATGATTATATGGATGAAAATCCAATGTTTTAA